The Cicer arietinum cultivar CDC Frontier isolate Library 1 chromosome 1, Cicar.CDCFrontier_v2.0, whole genome shotgun sequence genome contains the following window.
TTTGTCAGCAATTTCTGTTGCAAGTAATTTACAACACAACCAAACACAGCCAGGGCATTCATACTGCCTTCACAAGGCGCTTCATCGTAGAGCAGCCCCCATTGCTCCTAGTGCAGCTTCCCTCTTCATCTCAGCAGTCTTACCCCCGCCACGGAAGTACATATATACTTGCTGTATGCAACCAAAGCAAAAAATTAGCACGTTACAGGCACTTTAGTTATGTGCATTCTTAGTGATAGGTGCATCCACTTCAAGAAATATGCTAACATATTGGAAAGTTTAATCAAACCTGAATAACCCAGACGCTGATTAATGTTTCAAGACAGAACAATCCAAATCCAACGAAGTAGAAAATCTACAAGAAAGTGGACATAACGCCGTTAAGCAgaaatattttcatttcttagattttGCATTATTTGCTTTAGAACTGTAATGTGGCTCATGATGCAAATGTTAATTTGGCATAGCATGTGTAAAATCGTCAAAGCAATGGCAATCCTCAACAAATATCAAACAGAATGCAggaataatatatatacttcAGGAGAGACATACTTACCCCAATCAAAGTATGGTCACCAATCACATCTATGGCTGACAGAATGCCTCTGTATCAATGAGAAGATATTACCAAGCATTAGGCCAAATAAATGAGAATGACCATTTTTACCAACATGCCTACCAGTCTGACTTTCTTAGTTATTCTAGGATCATGTAAGACTTCAGCTCAGGTATATTTTGTGTAGAGTAATTAATTATCTACATGTTCTAGGTTCAATTCATGACAAATACTATAGTTTGTTTTTCAAAGATACTTCTTTCACTTCTATTATAGAAAACATCAATAAATGCCTTTTTCCAACTGATTAGGGTTGAGCACATAGATCAAATAGCACCTTTGTGTTAAAAATCAAGTTTGTGGAAAGGCAGTTTAAAATCATCAATCTCCAGGTACACGATAAAACCCTATGTATAAGCATTAAGGAATATGCAAAAGTGTCGTATTAAATAAGGTGTGTATATATGAAGTCAACATACGTCAGGGATTTTCCTTTGAAAACTATAGGAGAAGCAACTGCAGCTAAGATACAGAACCCAAGGTGAAGCTGTAAGCAGAAAAAGAAATGAGGCTGATTAAAATTTGCTGAATACATAAAACAAAGCTAACGTACAAAAAGGAAAATAGTCAATTTACCTAGTAAAACAGGAAAAATCGTCCAAATTTAATAGCACTATCCGTCCTGCAAAAGTAACAATGCAACAAATCCACAATCAAGAGAGTATTCAAATCAGAAAGATAGCACTATTAAATTTAATAGCACTATCAATAAACAACCTCATCTTTCCAGAAATGGATGACAGAACAATGTAATAGACCTTCAAATAGTTCGacttaatagaaaataaaataaaacaaaatagaaaataaagtaaaacCCTATCCCCTTTGGTACAGAAGAAATTCCAATGCATTAGTTCATTTAACTCATCAAATCAAAACAGTATTTTCACCCAAACTTAGAAGAACTAAATGGAAAATGCTTTCATCATGTCATTGCATACTCACAAAAcaggttttatatatatattagggGCATGGAAAACAAAAAGGAGCCAACTTTCAATACTTATCAGTATACTAAGATGTAAAGCTTGCAATTGACACCATTTAAAAGCAATGCTGCACCCTCTTGTTTGTTTATTGAGTGCTACCTCGCTCTGTGTGGTGTGAGCCAATAATCATCCCCacaaaaagaaaacaagatAGGACAACTTACCCAACAACGAACTAAATGCAACATATTGAAGTCTTTGAAGGTGAATTGGAATCTCATTTGGGATATCGTGATGGATAATTGGGAAAAATGGTGGCCAATTCTTCTCCTCAATAACAATTCCAGCTGCAAAACAAAGTGAATACATGCTAAGGATAAAAGCAGAACTAAAGATATTGATTGTCAAGTTAAAGCATTAGTTCAAACTTTCCTAGGAGATAAGTGCCCAAATCACGGGTAGAATGAGCCGACTGGTATATATAACGGAATGCCACTTACCTATAGAATCCTCAAGTGGTAGTTTTATTCGAGCATTCAATTGAATGCAGACACAAATAGAAAACAACTAAGTTAAGAAATAAACTTAATCACAAATACAGGAAATGTAAATTACCTCGTGAAATGGCTTCTTCTTTCCGTCTGAGTTCCTgcattttgataaattaatagaCATAAAAATGCAGGTAATTCCAGGCATGCTTATTTAACAAGAAACTAGTACTCAAGGCTTCATATACACAAAGTtaactgaaaatgaacttcACCATATACATTCCAAACATATAATAGGAGACACCAAGATTTGTAGAGGCTAACACATGTTAAAGAATATCCACTATTCCAGAGATCAATCAACCTTCATGGTGTCCTCATGGTgtccaattttaaaaaaataatatagtaacCACAGTTTCAAGCACTACACTTcagaaatttatttatataaaaataacttagtTCAGATTAAAAAAACAGAGTTGTTAATTAACAGTATgtattatttatcaattaaacattGGTCTAGCTAATTGTTCCTACACGGAAACATACAAATTGAAACTTAGCAAAGAAAATTAGATTCCACAGTAAATACTAGTTTTCTCGGGATAAAACCTGAGAAGACTAATTGGGTGATGTATCAATACCATCTTGGCagtaatgaaaaagaaaaagatggaGAATTAGTTGTTTCAAAAGTCTTTTATCAAATACAACCTAAACATTCTGGTAATTCTATTAATGTAAGAGATTCAtatgaaaaagtaattaacaatGGAACTGATCATGGTAAAAATGCTAAAGTACCCAACATTTTAGCTCGTGTGAAATGCTACAATGCTCATTATACAAATTATGACCATGTACATGTTGGTGGTGATAGTAATGAAAGTTCACAACTTATTCCAAATTTGGTGATGGATCTATTAATCGCTAATCAGTGTATGCAGACAAAGTAAGAGCACATAAGAGAAAATAACATTTGGAAGAACTTCTTGCTAGAAGTGGAATAGTGATTTTATTACTAGATAGTTAGCAGTAAAataacaacatttttttttttgtttgtagatCAAATATAACAACATTTATATACTTGGGATTGAAATTAGGAAGAAGTAGGTTGGCTTCTATATAtttggaatatttttttatacattataTGGTGACTTAAGTATATGGTATAtacatatgtattttttttatacttatattATGGTATAGAAGAACTATACTAATATGGAATATATTCCCATTGttaaaagaagtaaaaaaatgtaacacaaaaaaaaaaaagatattcaataaccttttagtatatttttggatgagataattaaattttttagcaatttcaaattattcatttaaattttataattttactttttttataaagtatttaaaactCTTCATctctataaataatttttttaatagaaaaataatataatataatataatataatataatataatataatataatataatataatataatataatataatataatataatataatataatataatataatatagtgaaatatttttaagaaaagtaaAAATAGTAAGCGTTGTTAATTCGTATATTGATGTTTCGTTTTCGTAAGGATTTAACAAATGGAATCCACATTTTCATTgcattattatcattttttccGATATGGAGATATGTTGTTCTCTTTCTCTACTTAGTTTTACtttttcacaattttcttttaaaagacTCTTGCATTCATTTCGTTtcttataattcatttttaactatataaacataattaaatatttaaaacctattaaattagattatttattctattcttataatttaaaattaaataaaaaagagtaaccgtacttaaataaaataataaatataacaatattgatattattaaattaaatattttattttaagttgaaATTATTAGTGATCAATTTAATGATATTCTATAACTATGTGTTCACACGTGCCAAGCAAGAGTGACACAACATAGTCAACAGTTTGGTAAAGAACCCATTTGAGCTTAGTGAGTGCTGCAACAAACAATTGTTCTCTGATTTGAAATCACTTCTCTTCTCTTTCTAAATCATGGATGCTGCTGCTGTTGGTGGAGCTTTTCTCTCTGCTTTCCTTCAAGTTCTTCTCGACAGGCTTGCTTCTCCTCAGCTTGTTAACTTCATCTATGGAAACAAGGTTGACGCCAATTTGATCCAAAGGTTGAAGAACACTCTTTATGCTGTTGAAGCTGTTCTGAATGATGCTGAGCTGAAACAGATCAAAGACTCTGCTGTTAACAACTGGCTTGATGATCTCAAAGATGCTCTCTATATTGCTGATGACATTCTCGATCACATTTCCACCAAAGCTGCTACTACTCATAAGAACAAAGAGGTGAGTACTACTGCTTCTAGCTACTTGTCTCGCTTTTTCAACTTTGAAGAAAGGGATATGGTTCGTAAGTTGGAAGATATAGTTGCTAGGCTTGAATCCATTCTCaaacacaaagatattattgGTCTTCAACATATTGCAACTCACCACCATTCTTCTTGGAGAACTCCATCAACCTCTCTAGATCATGGATCTAACATATTTGGTAGAAATCAAGACATAGAGGACATACTCAACTTACTGTTACATGATGGTGATGATGTTGATAGTGATAAAATTTCTGTGATCCCCATAGTTGGCATGGGGGGTGTGGGAAAAACCACTTTAGCCCAATCTGTGTACAACCATCAAAGTATAAAGCAGAAATTCGATGTTCAAGCATGGGTTTGTGTTTCTGATGCTTTTGATGTTTTGAAGGTTACAAAGGCCACTGCAGAGGAGGTTAAAAGTGCTTCTAACacaaataatttgaatattCTTCAGCAAGATTTGAAGGATAAGTTGACCGGAAAAAAGTTCTTAATTGTTCTGGATGATGTCTGGACCGAAGATTATGACAATTGGAATTCTCTTATAAAGCCTCTTCGGTGCGGTGCTAAAGGAAGTAAAATTCTTGTAACAACCCGTAATGAAAAGGTTGTTTCTATGGTCCAAACTTTTCAAGGTCACTACTCTCTTAAGCAATTGTCTGATGAGGATTGTTGGTATGTGTTTGCAAAACATGCTTGCCTTTCTCAAGAAAAATCCACTGAGAATATGGATCTCGAAAAAATTGGGAAAGAGATTGTTAGAAAATGTAAGGGATTGCCTATAGCAGCACAATCACTTGGAGGTTTGTTGCGAAGGAAACGTGACATCAGGGATTGGAATAATATACTCAATAGTAATATTTGGGAAATTGATGAAAATGCGAGTAAGATCATTTCAGCACTAAGAATTAGTTATCATTATCTCCCTTCCTATTTGAAACGCTGCTTTGTTTATTGCTCCTTGTATCCTAAggattataaatttgataaagacGATTTGATCTTGTTGTGGATGGCAGAAGATCTTTTACAGCCTCCAGAAAATGGAAAGACTTTGGAAGAAGTTGGTTATGAGTATTTTAATGACTTAGCTTCAAGATCTTTTTTTCAACGTTTTGGAAGTGGAAACCGCTCACAGCATTTTGTGATGCATGATCTGGTGCATGATTTAGCAACATTGATTGGGGCAAAATTCTACCTTAGAACAGAAGAACTTGGCAAAGAAACGAAGATTGATAACAAGACTCGTCATTTATCATTTAACAATTTAAGTGAACCAGTGGCGGAtaactttgagatttttgaCCGAGCAAAACATCTTAGGACCGTTTTGACAATCAGTTTTAGAGGTACTTCATTCAACCATGAAAAGGAACTATGCATCATTTTGTTGAATTTGAAGTGCTTGAGAGTTttgtcatttaaatttttttgggaTCTTAATGCATTGCCTGACTCGATAGGTGAGCTGATTAATTTGCGTTATGTGGATCTCTCTTTCAAAGCTATGAAGACACTACCGGAGTCATTGTGTAATCTGTATAATCTACAAACCTTGAAGTTGTACAATTGTTATCAACTAATCAAACTTCCCAATGGCATGCAAAAGCTTGTGAATTTGCGCTATCTTGATATCCGCTATACTCCAATGTTAGAAGATATGCCTAGTGAAATGGGCAAATTAAACCATTTGCAACATTTGAGTTGCTTTGTTGTGGGCAAGCATAAAGAGAATGGGATAAAGGAACTGGGACCACTGTCAAATCTTCACGGATCACTTTCCATTAGTAAATTAGAGAATGTTAGCAACAACATTGAAGCATCACAAGCGAATATAATGGATAAGAAGTACCTTGAAGAATTATCTTTTGAATGGTCTGATAATGCAAAAGACCAATTTACAAATTCACAAAGTGAGATGGATATACTAGACAAGTTACATCCTGCCAAGAACCTAAAAAAGGTGTCTATATGGGGATATAGAGGCACGAGATTTCCAGAATGGATTGGAGATCCTTCCTACCAAAATTTGACTAAGTTGTCTCTATCTGATTGTCATAATTGTTGTATTCTTCCACCACTTGGACAATTACGCTCTCTCAAGGACTTGAGCATCAAGATAATGAGTATGTTGCAGACTATTGGATCTGAATACGGTGATTCCTTTTCTGGGATTCTCTTTCCCACCCTTGAACGTCTTGAATTTGATGACATGCCATGTTGGGAAGTGTGGCATCATCCCCATGACTCAAATGCTTATTTTCCTGTACTCAAGTCTCTTGTGATTCGTGGTTGTCCCTTATTGAGGGGAGATTTGCCATCTCATCTTCCTGCTTTGGAAACAATTCAGATTGAACAATGCGACAAATTTGCTTTTTCTCTCCCACGGGCTCTTGCCATCCGCAAATTAGTGATACGTGAAAACAATAAAGTAGTGTTGCGAGAGCTACCTCTTTCATTGGAAGAGATCGAAATTCATGGAAGAGAGGCAACGGAGTCCTTCTTTGAAGTCATTGCCATCACCCTACCGATTTCCCTGAAAATTGTAAGCATCGAGAATTGTTCGTCTGCGATATCGTTTCCTGGAGATTGGTTACCCGCATCCTTAAAGAGTTTGTCCATCACAGATTGTAGAAATCTAGATTTCCCAAAGCAAAAGCAGCAGCACGAGTCACTTCAATGGTTGGATATAGATAGTAGTTGTGGTTCTCTGACAACCCTCCCATTGGAGACCTTTCCCAACCTCAGTGGTCTCCACATCTGCCAGTGTGAAAATCTAGAATGTGTTTCTGCTCCAAAGACTCTTCAAAATCTTAACGAATTTGCCATTTCTAACTGCCCCAAATTTGCTTCATTTCCAAGAGAAGGATTGTCTCCACCCAAATTGACATCATTGTTAGTCGAAAAATGTGTTAATTTAAAGTCATTGCCTTGTCACGCAAATACTCTTCTCCCGAATTTAGAATCGGTGAGTATACGAGATTGCCCAGAAATGGAGACGTTTTGTGAAGGTGGTATGCCGCCTAGCTTGAGAAGACTTGAGATATATAAATGCGAGAAGTTAGTGAGGTGCCCATCTCTAAGTTTGATGGACATGCTCACCGATCTTACAATTGATAATGTATGTGATGGTGTGGAGTCCTTCCCCAATAAGGATTGTGCGTTGCTGCCTCCCTCCCTTACCTCTCTATCGCTAAGCAATATGCCAAGTTTGCACACGTTGGACTGCACGGAGCTTCTCCACCTCACGTCCCTCCAAGAATTAACAATTGAAGATTGTTACATGCTGGAGAATATGGCGGGAGAAAGGCTGCCTGCTACTCTAACAATACTTCAAATCTTTAAATGTCCACTGCTGGAAGAACGGTGCCGCATGAAACATCCGCAAATTTGGCCCAAAATTTCCCACATCCAAGGCATTTTGGTTGACCACAAATGGATTTAGTAAGCTTCAACTGGGATTTTCAATCGGTAATTTCTTCACTTTGCCTTAATTTTAATGCGACTTCCCAATTTCACTCATACTctgcatcaatttttttattttttaaacaaattaaagttATATCCTAATACTAACCCATCTTTTGTATCTACTTTATTTATCGTAAACATCCATCTCTTTTTCATGTTGTTTGCAGTTTGTTGTAAGAGGTCGCATAGGCCTAGAgtcataacaaatattttatttcatattttcaagTAAAGATTATTTAAGTGAAATTGATGAGCTGAAATGCACTGCCTTTTCCTTTTTATACACAAAAAACTTTTCTAGTGGACCTATCAGTTGTCTCAAATATTAAAAAGCTTTCGATTAGCCTGATGAGAAACATTTTCCTCCAAAAAAAGCCTAGTGGAAACATGCCAAGTTAGTAAATGGATAGAGTGTGTGAATGATAATTCTATGTAGGAGATTTTGTTCCTTTGTTCTGTCAACCTCGAACAATgatactctttttattttaaaggatTTGATATTAGTAGATCTTCACACTTATGATCTTTTTTACAGGTGTGCTTAAACAAAAAAGACCATgtcataaaatttattgaagagaatttcaaaatcaattcttTGGAGAGATCAATCTTAGTTTGTGGAGATTGTAACTGGAGAGACAGCACCTCAGCCCTGTTATTTGCGTGCTTCATGTTCTGTTTCCAGAAGTTATTCAAGAATCTGTGTGATAAACAAGTTTTCTTTATGATATATGTGGAAGTGGAAGTATATAATAGTATATTAAGTTTTCTTAAGGTGTTGTGAACTTTactaaatattattgttatgatttgtttattttagGATTTGTAATAGAAAATACAGATAAGGAgatgttattttttgtttattatgcTTTAAACTTTATATAATGCTTCAGAAAAATGTTAACTTAAATCAATGACCTTCAAAGTTCAAATAATGTTTGCTTATGAAAGTGTTATCTGACATACTATTCCAAATAACATTGTCATAGATATGCATTATCAGAAtgctatgtatttttttttactcagaatgctgtatttttaattaaacataaattactttataaacaataaggatttatttagataatacCGTCACAGTACAAGTTAAGTCTGTATAACCAACTGGCATGAATGTGAAATTTGCTTGTGTTTGACTTGGAAAGGTTTTTTGATATATAGTACTACTCCTATCTATTTTCAAACAACCATATTGTGTAAGACTGAAATTAAGTCATCAATCCATTATATGAGATGAGAAACGTTTTCCGAGCATAATTATAAGTTTAACAACATCGTTTTCCCTGTAATTCTTGGAATATAAATTAGTGTATTTGATATCATGTTTGGTAAAATtacttttatcaaattatattgaCTTAATATAAATTACATGGTCCGCGCGTtgcgcggatattaattaattaattaattttataagttttataagtaatattttatgtattataaatataattatcttataatattactctATTAATTTGTAATACTTAAGTatgattagaaaaattaaaatgagagaaaatcatgtttatcacaatcatctaatttaatttttaaaatattttataaaatttgcatgataacttattatataagataattgtttgactccttatactttgattgtcaatttgtttttcaacatataatggtacttgtatttatttgatgaaataaaatataaaatacaaacaaaaaaataagatgtaaaaatttgaaaatatgattgactatttaatattttttattttaaagagtgtgaatgttgaattatattgtagcgtagtctaaatttatttgttttattagtatgatgttttaattgcgagcatgagaagttgttgtaaataatttttttattgaatatatttcatcaagagtttgaaatttattttattaaagatttacatatactttaaatataattttaggtatttaaaagttttaactaattatttgtgcaattgaattatagttacgTTGATATgcaccaaaaataaattctattgaaaaataatttaattttatgcaatacttaattttttatttattttttaacattcaaattatcatcataataaggaaaattaaaataaaaaatagcattcaattaaaaatatataatttaattgatgaaatagtgttaacatattttttcagaatacatgtataataaatttttgttcattatattttttaatatattcatatatattataattttaaataaatctatgtattttaataattggaaataatttttttaataatttttaatatattcgtactttatcattatttttaataaattcttgtattttctgtcaaatagaatatataattttattttataaaatgataatattaataatattatttaattatttaattatttaatttatttattctcaaaattcatttgatgtttttattaaaaatattgaaaatgaaaaaattatttgtaaaattatacgAGTATGAAATGTTACGGCTTGCTTTGTTTCTTAAAGGATGTTATTACGAGTTTGGTTTCTTAAAAGATGTTATTATGAGTAAATTATTTATAGTTTACTCATATGGATGATAgacattgaaattgaaattttaaggTATAgaagtatatataaatatgattcCATGTCCATATAGATTTTCATTATATATGCATTAATTtagttttgatgtatttaaatatattgacaaataaattgaaagtaattgattgacataaattaaaatgaaatggATAGATAacgtaaaatattataaataatgttacattgacataaattgaaagtaattataaattcattataatattttaaatacataataaagtgacaacaaaatagatttggaggtttgttttatgtattaaatttgataataatgtaAGTAAGATTTCACGATTTTGAAGAGTTAATGTGGAAGGACGTTGTCAATTTCTTTAGATATCTGATTTATACTGATTTATTATCGTTACCATATTGagataatacaaataatttgataaataacatttatgacatatttatgagtgatttgGTATGTTTTTTCCGTTGAATTTAATAAGTAACTGAATTTTCAACCTAGacaatcattactcaccataagtagaataatataattgttcgcGGAAGGAGGATTGATAATGTAATATATTACTAAGTGtaattgatagtgtaaaatactactcaaaataaaataaaaattataaaaaaattatagataaatgtaatgagtaattgaattttcaataAATGTAATCATTGAAATAATTGTGTATGAACGTTTTCGAAGAGTTACCGTAAAGACGTCGAAAAAGATGATTTCGACTCGGCGAGACGATCGCCACTTTCTTTGAATCGTCTTGATTTATATCAATTTAGTATCGTTATCATATGGAGATAATTATCATATTTAGATAATACAAAGAATTAGATAAAGAACATTTATGATGATATTTATGAGTCATTATGTAGTTTTTttccatttaatttaatgaggAACATAATTTTGTATGAAAGTGAAatgagtaattaaatttttaatgtatgAAATCATTAGTGACCCTTAAGTGAAATAATTGTGCATGAAAGCAAAATTGATATGTAATGATAGgttaaaatattacttataataaaaaaagtgcatcatagaaatattatataaaaatataatgagaaTTGAAttagtaattgaattttcaagTTACGAAATCATTGAATAATTGTGTATGGACGTGAAATGAAGATTGATAACGTAAAATATTACTCATCTAATAGATTgacattaattgaaattaatgaaaaatgactaataatattataaaataatttataaaaaaaatgcatacaatttgataataatcgGTCAGATTTCACGATTTCGAAAAGTTACCGCAGAGGTACGTAACTGTGTATGAAGGTGAAATGAGCATTGGTAAcgtaaaatattacttatataattgattgacattaattgaaattaaaagaaatgcataataatgttataaaaaaatttataaagaaaatgtataataagatgacaacaaaatagatttggaggtttgttttatgtatacaatttgataataatctaagtaaatgactaataatattataaaataatttataaaaaaaatgcatacaatttgataataCAGATTTCACGATTTCGAAGAGTTACCGCAGAGAGACGTCAAAGAAAATGATTTCGAATTATAAATCGACGAGACGGTCGAGGATGACAAAGCAGAAACAGACCGCGGTTCTACGGTTCCAAATATCTTTCACGGCCTTTTTTTCCCATCAAATTCttgttttaattaaaacaacaaattaaagaaATCAGTTTTTATGAGTGAATGAATAGTTGACAGGTttctaaaatatcaatattgaaCCATATCATATAAACcacatataatataaatataacttaagaATGAAATCGACAATAATTAGagggtttttttaaaaaagaaatgacaTACATCATACCGCGGTTCTACCGTCCTAACCATATCCATCAATTGAGAATATTCAAAAGAGTTAGGAATCGGAATTCTCATTTGTATAGATTTTTAGAGATTTGAGGCAATGTTTATAAGATTCATTGCACGAATTTGCATGCTCTACTCTCAAAATGCAGAGAGACTTTAGAAGGCAAATCTGGATTGGTCTAGGGAGAAAGGGGAGGAGGATTGGGAGCAGAAGTAGaagatgattaaaaaaattagaatatagaaaaagaaattgtggaagaaagacaaaacaaaattagGGATTAAAGAGATTAAATAAATTGTCAAAGGAAGAGGAGAAGCGGAAGCAGAGATTAAAGAAATTTTGTCGAAGGAAGAGAAGAAGCAGaagatatgattaaaaaaatcagagtaaaaaaaatgaaattatagaaggaagacaaaataaaattaggaatttagaaattttaaagAGCAAACTCTTAAGACATACATGTCAACTTTTTGGCTAAAATATTTGCACACGTGGAAGAAATATGATGAGGTGGCTGCagagtctgttttaaatttatataataaatttaatgaatCAATATTTTAGTGCTTTTAGGAAAATACCATTTAGTAAAGAAGCCAACAACTTCACATTAATCAATAACCACCATATCTCATCCCATTGAGATCCACCAACTCCAGTACATAAAACCTCACTCATATTAACAACATTGTCCTAACCTTCAAAAATGTGGAACATGTACCATATATCTATAATAATAT
Protein-coding sequences here:
- the LOC101504401 gene encoding putative disease resistance RPP13-like protein 1 isoform X2, with the protein product MDAAAVGGAFLSAFLQVLLDRLASPQLVNFIYGNKVDANLIQRLKNTLYAVEAVLNDAELKQIKDSAVNNWLDDLKDALYIADDILDHISTKAATTHKNKEVSTTASSYLSRFFNFEERDMVRKLEDIVARLESILKHKDIIGLQHIATHHHSSWRTPSTSLDHGSNIFGRNQDIEDILNLLLHDGDDVDSDKISVIPIVGMGGVGKTTLAQSVYNHQSIKQKFDVQAWVCVSDAFDVLKVTKATAEEVKSASNTNNLNILQQDLKDKLTGKKFLIVLDDVWTEDYDNWNSLIKPLRCGAKGSKILVTTRNEKVVSMVQTFQGHYSLKQLSDEDCWYVFAKHACLSQEKSTENMDLEKIGKEIVRKCKGLPIAAQSLGGLLRRKRDIRDWNNILNSNIWEIDENASKIISALRISYHYLPSYLKRCFVYCSLYPKDYKFDKDDLILLWMAEDLLQPPENGKTLEEVGYEYFNDLASRSFFQRFGSGNRSQHFVMHDLVHDLATLIGAKFYLRTEELGKETKIDNKTRHLSFNNLSEPVADNFEIFDRAKHLRTVLTISFRGELINLRYVDLSFKAMKTLPESLCNLYNLQTLKLYNCYQLIKLPNGMQKLVNLRYLDIRYTPMLEDMPSEMGKLNHLQHLSCFVVGKHKENGIKELGPLSNLHGSLSISKLENVSNNIEASQANIMDKKYLEELSFEWSDNAKDQFTNSQSEMDILDKLHPAKNLKKVSIWGYRGTRFPEWIGDPSYQNLTKLSLSDCHNCCILPPLGQLRSLKDLSIKIMSMLQTIGSEYGDSFSGILFPTLERLEFDDMPCWEVWHHPHDSNAYFPVLKSLVIRGCPLLRGDLPSHLPALETIQIEQCDKFAFSLPRALAIRKLVIRENNKVVLRELPLSLEEIEIHGREATESFFEVIAITLPISLKIVSIENCSSAISFPGDWLPASLKSLSITDCRNLDFPKQKQQHESLQWLDIDSSCGSLTTLPLETFPNLSGLHICQCENLECVSAPKTLQNLNEFAISNCPKFASFPREGLSPPKLTSLLVEKCVNLKSLPCHANTLLPNLESVSIRDCPEMETFCEGGMPPSLRRLEIYKCEKLVRCPSLSLMDMLTDLTIDNVCDGVESFPNKDCALLPPSLTSLSLSNMPSLHTLDCTELLHLTSLQELTIEDCYMLENMAGERLPATLTILQIFKCPLLEERCRMKHPQIWPKISHIQGILVDHKWI
- the LOC101504401 gene encoding putative disease resistance RPP13-like protein 1 isoform X1; its protein translation is MDAAAVGGAFLSAFLQVLLDRLASPQLVNFIYGNKVDANLIQRLKNTLYAVEAVLNDAELKQIKDSAVNNWLDDLKDALYIADDILDHISTKAATTHKNKEVSTTASSYLSRFFNFEERDMVRKLEDIVARLESILKHKDIIGLQHIATHHHSSWRTPSTSLDHGSNIFGRNQDIEDILNLLLHDGDDVDSDKISVIPIVGMGGVGKTTLAQSVYNHQSIKQKFDVQAWVCVSDAFDVLKVTKATAEEVKSASNTNNLNILQQDLKDKLTGKKFLIVLDDVWTEDYDNWNSLIKPLRCGAKGSKILVTTRNEKVVSMVQTFQGHYSLKQLSDEDCWYVFAKHACLSQEKSTENMDLEKIGKEIVRKCKGLPIAAQSLGGLLRRKRDIRDWNNILNSNIWEIDENASKIISALRISYHYLPSYLKRCFVYCSLYPKDYKFDKDDLILLWMAEDLLQPPENGKTLEEVGYEYFNDLASRSFFQRFGSGNRSQHFVMHDLVHDLATLIGAKFYLRTEELGKETKIDNKTRHLSFNNLSEPVADNFEIFDRAKHLRTVLTISFRGTSFNHEKELCIILLNLKCLRVLSFKFFWDLNALPDSIGELINLRYVDLSFKAMKTLPESLCNLYNLQTLKLYNCYQLIKLPNGMQKLVNLRYLDIRYTPMLEDMPSEMGKLNHLQHLSCFVVGKHKENGIKELGPLSNLHGSLSISKLENVSNNIEASQANIMDKKYLEELSFEWSDNAKDQFTNSQSEMDILDKLHPAKNLKKVSIWGYRGTRFPEWIGDPSYQNLTKLSLSDCHNCCILPPLGQLRSLKDLSIKIMSMLQTIGSEYGDSFSGILFPTLERLEFDDMPCWEVWHHPHDSNAYFPVLKSLVIRGCPLLRGDLPSHLPALETIQIEQCDKFAFSLPRALAIRKLVIRENNKVVLRELPLSLEEIEIHGREATESFFEVIAITLPISLKIVSIENCSSAISFPGDWLPASLKSLSITDCRNLDFPKQKQQHESLQWLDIDSSCGSLTTLPLETFPNLSGLHICQCENLECVSAPKTLQNLNEFAISNCPKFASFPREGLSPPKLTSLLVEKCVNLKSLPCHANTLLPNLESVSIRDCPEMETFCEGGMPPSLRRLEIYKCEKLVRCPSLSLMDMLTDLTIDNVCDGVESFPNKDCALLPPSLTSLSLSNMPSLHTLDCTELLHLTSLQELTIEDCYMLENMAGERLPATLTILQIFKCPLLEERCRMKHPQIWPKISHIQGILVDHKWI